From a region of the Methylocystis hirsuta genome:
- a CDS encoding ribonuclease D produces MTIRLHQGDLPEGIGAGAIVAIDTETLGLNPHRDRLCLAQLSFGDGNAELVQFGRGQTRAPNLERLLADPAVLKLFHFARFDIGILAKTFGFVPAPVYCTKIASKLARTYTDRHGLKDLVRELLGVEISKQQQSSDWGAPVLSDAQQAYAASDVLYLHQLKDKLDAMLAREGRAELAQACFDFLPARARLDLAGWPETDIFAHE; encoded by the coding sequence ATGACCATCCGCCTCCACCAGGGCGATCTCCCCGAGGGGATCGGCGCTGGCGCCATTGTCGCGATCGACACCGAGACTCTAGGCCTCAATCCGCATCGTGACCGTCTGTGCCTGGCGCAGCTCTCCTTCGGCGACGGGAACGCCGAGCTTGTCCAGTTCGGGCGCGGTCAGACGCGCGCGCCCAATCTCGAGCGCCTGCTGGCCGATCCGGCCGTTTTGAAGCTCTTCCACTTCGCCCGTTTCGACATCGGCATATTGGCCAAGACCTTCGGCTTCGTTCCGGCGCCGGTCTATTGCACCAAGATCGCCTCCAAGCTCGCCCGCACCTATACGGACCGGCATGGCCTCAAGGATCTCGTGCGCGAGCTTCTTGGCGTCGAGATTTCAAAGCAGCAGCAGTCGTCGGACTGGGGCGCGCCGGTTCTTTCCGACGCGCAGCAGGCCTATGCGGCGTCGGACGTGCTCTATCTGCATCAGCTCAAGGACAAGCTCGACGCCATGCTTGCCCGCGAGGGCCGCGCCGAACTGGCGCAGGCCTGTTTCGATTTTTTGCCAGCCCGCGCCCGGCTCGACCTCGCCGGCTGGCCGGAAACGGATATTTTTGCCCATGAGTAA